TATTTGGTAATTTGTTGGTATCTTGCATTCCATTTACGATATATTGTGTGGATTTCAATTTTAATATCTTTGATATGTCTCCATGTAATATGAATAATTTTCCAGTGGAAGTTTTCTTATTAAAATCAAATATTCTGTATAAATAATAATTTCCACTATTTAATTCAGAAAATTTAACCTCATTTGATGATATCATGAAAGGGGTTAACTTGTCTTTGGTAGTAGTTTTTACTTCAATAAATTTCTTGGTACCATCAATTTCAAAAGATAAAATATCATATCCATCACCATCATGTTCTTTTGCAACGTGTTCTATTTTTTTAGATAAATCTTTTCTTCCATTAGCAATTAAGCTTTCTTTTTCATATTTTACAACCATTAATTCACCAGCAAAACCAAGCTTTTTTTGATTTTTAGCTTTTAATATGAAATTTGTCTTTCTAGTTTTAAATTCATGATTATCATCTTTAGAATAAAAGTCTAGAGGAGGATCATCTTCAATCAATACAGAAGATTTTTCAAAATTTTCAATGGTGTCTTCAATATCATTTAAATCTTCTTCAGAATTTTTATTATCAAGAAAGCCTAAATTGAAGTCAACGATAAGAGAATTATTTGTTTTCTCTATAGAATTATCTTTAAGCTTACCCTTTAATTCTCTATAGACTCCTAGCAAATTTCTTAAATCATTTATAAGTTCTGAATTAGTAGGAATATTTCCTGATTCGTAGAATTTGCCGCAGATATGCCCTAATTCATATCCTTCTGCTAGGTCAGAATTTTTACTAATTCCATTTAAATTAATTGGTTCGAAAGAAAAATCTGATAATGTAGATGATAATATATTTTTCCAAGCATTTGATACTAATTTGATTTTTTCTCTTCCATCTTTTATTCCATACTTGTTTTTAAAATAAGTCCATCCTTGATTTAATGATAAATAAACACCACTCATATCTGCGCAAAATAAGTATACTATATAATATCCTTTGGTTGCCATCGTTGTAATGTTTTTGTCGAATATTGCAATCCAAGGTACGTCAGCCCATCCACCTTGTCCGGCTGAACCCTTAAATTTATACTTTGAGGTATCAATATTAGATTTAATATGAATTTTTTCTAGTGCATCTTCACGTATATAATCAGCTAATTTATTTCCTTTTAAATTTTCATTTTTAGCTTTAAGATAATTTTGGAGTATATAATTAAATGTTTGCTGCATAATATAATCCCACCTTTTTAGAATATATTTCTACATAAATTTTCTAATTCCTTCAAAATTATTAAAAAATATCACATGTGGAAATATATGTAGAAAAATAAGTAAATATGTGGTAAAATATTAATAAATATATTTAAATCTCATGATACAGAGATAATGTTATATTTTTAATAAATAATTATTAGAGCTGAGAGTATGGGGGATTTACTATAAGAATTTCTGTATTTTTGAGTTATCCAAAACCTTATATGAAAGAGCAAGAAGAGTTTATTAGTGAGTTAATAAAAAAATTAAGTAATGATGGCTTTGAGACAAGAATAATTTAAAAAACAAAAATAGTTTATTTAAGTATTATATTATTTAAATTTTGAAATATTTTTATACATTAAAAATAATATTACATATATGTGAAATTTTAACATATAAAAGATAAATGTGGGGGGAACAAATATGAGTAGAACAGTATATTTTGCAAAGGTTAATGTTAATTCAAAAAGTACATACAAAGTTTATAAAAAAGAAGTGGATATTAGTAACATTATGTTAGAGTTAGCTTCAAAAATTAAAAATAATATTAAGTACGTACGCGAAATAGAGAAAATAGTAGATGGGGAAACTTTCATAACGAATCAAGAGTTTGCAATTTCAGGTGTAAGTAGGATTGAAGTGGATTCAGAATTAATGATAGTAGGAGGGGTAATAAAGACAGCTAAAGTATTTATAAATAATGTTAACAAAAGTACTGGTAAAAAAACAACTACATCGGTTAATAGTGATGAAGTGATTAATTTTTGTTTTTATCCTAATAAGGAAGTAGTAGCATATTATTGTCCACTCAAATTTGGAAATAAAGAGTTTATTCCTGTATTTGAAAATTTAATTAATAATGCTTTTAAAGAGGAACATTTTACTGTTTCAACAATAACTAATGGGCTTTCTTTAGATAATATTAAAGAAAGTCTTAGAAAAATAAAAAATATTAAAGAATTACATATAAGCATAATACCACCAAACCCGAATGGTAAAACTAAAAAAGCTTTACAACAGGATGCAGAAAGTAAGATAAAATCTTTTGAACAAGGAAGGATCACAGAAAGAAGCACTATATTTAAATCGAGTTATGAAGAGGGGTTAGATACGGATTCTGAAGAAATAAGTAAACATATAGATGATGCTACTGCAATACATTCAAAAATAAATGTGAAAGAGGCAACAAAAAATGGATATGTGAATATTATTGCGACAAATGAAAAAGGAACGATTTTTAATACAAATAATAAAAAGGTTGTTAAACATAGAATGGATGATGAAATTGTAGGTGATAATAATTTTGCTAGTTTTTGCAAGAATGTTATTGAGAAAATATTATAATTAACCTTGGAGGTTAGTATGGTTAGAGAAATGATTAAAAACAGAAAGTATAAAGATTTTTATTCTTTTGAAGAGCCTGAATGTAAAATTGCATTAATATTGACAATAGTTATTATAGTAATAGGTAATTGTATCAAATTATTTGAAAATTTTAATGCATTTAGACTAGCATTACAGAATATATCTATATATGTAGCATCTGGATTATTAGCTATGATAGGAGTTATATTAACAGGGATAGCATTAATGCTTGGCTTATTAGATAAAAAATTTAGAAATAGTATAAAAGATGTTAAAGGAGATCCAATTAAAGAAATAATGTTGAGCTTTGAATTTATAACAATAAATATTGGTTTAGCTAGTATAGTTTTTTTTTGCATACATCTGGGATTATTTATACCATTTAATATACCTAAATATACTTGTTATAAAATTATTTTTTATAGTATATCATTTTTAATCATTTATTATTTTATATTTATAGTGTTTTACATTATAGCATTAATATCTAATAGTATAGATTTATTTTTTATTAAAGGAATGTATGAAAGTGTTGAAATAAAGGATAAAAGTTTATATGATTATGCTAATGAAATACGTATAGACTATTTACTTGGAAAGTTTATTAAACAAGAAAATCAGAATGTTTTACAAAAATTTACTGATAAAAATAATATAAATTCAAATGAAGATATTATTAGGGAGTTAGATTACATAATTGATAAAACAGAAGGGATTAATATTGAAAAAAAATGTTTGATT
The genomic region above belongs to Clostridium sp. AWRP and contains:
- a CDS encoding DUF3578 domain-containing protein: MQQTFNYILQNYLKAKNENLKGNKLADYIREDALEKIHIKSNIDTSKYKFKGSAGQGGWADVPWIAIFDKNITTMATKGYYIVYLFCADMSGVYLSLNQGWTYFKNKYGIKDGREKIKLVSNAWKNILSSTLSDFSFEPINLNGISKNSDLAEGYELGHICGKFYESGNIPTNSELINDLRNLLGVYRELKGKLKDNSIEKTNNSLIVDFNLGFLDNKNSEEDLNDIEDTIENFEKSSVLIEDDPPLDFYSKDDNHEFKTRKTNFILKAKNQKKLGFAGELMVVKYEKESLIANGRKDLSKKIEHVAKEHDGDGYDILSFEIDGTKKFIEVKTTTKDKLTPFMISSNEVKFSELNSGNYYLYRIFDFNKKTSTGKLFILHGDISKILKLKSTQYIVNGMQDTNKLPNK
- a CDS encoding DUF4747 domain-containing protein, with the protein product MSRTVYFAKVNVNSKSTYKVYKKEVDISNIMLELASKIKNNIKYVREIEKIVDGETFITNQEFAISGVSRIEVDSELMIVGGVIKTAKVFINNVNKSTGKKTTTSVNSDEVINFCFYPNKEVVAYYCPLKFGNKEFIPVFENLINNAFKEEHFTVSTITNGLSLDNIKESLRKIKNIKELHISIIPPNPNGKTKKALQQDAESKIKSFEQGRITERSTIFKSSYEEGLDTDSEEISKHIDDATAIHSKINVKEATKNGYVNIIATNEKGTIFNTNNKKVVKHRMDDEIVGDNNFASFCKNVIEKIL